The genomic interval GCTTGATTTCGTCATCCTGGCGAAGGACAATACGTTGCTTGAAGGCTTCGTAATTCGCCTTGAACGATTCGTACTGCAAACGCAAATCGGTCGGATCGATCTCAACCAAGAGCTCCCCCTCTTCGACCCGGCGACCGAGCTCCAGAGAACTGCTCAGGATCCGACCACTCACCTCGGTGGTAAGAGTCAGGCTGTAAGCGGGATTAACCGTGAGACTCCCTGGGACCGCATCCAGAGCGACACCGCGGGTAACGGGAGCCACGGTTGCTTTCGGTTGTAGCCCCGTCAAAAAGAACCATACGACTCCCGCGATCAGGGCGAGAGGGATGATGATCTTTAATAATAGGGAAAGGAAGGAGTTTGATTTCTTAGCCAATTCTTTGTCTTGGTTGAATAGCAGGAGACGAACGAAACCGCGGTTCCGTTCAAAGTTTCACAAAAAGACCGCGCTTAAACGTCAGTCTCGCTGAACTGGAGATAGTCGACGGCCCGGTCTGCATTAATGACCACGAGGTAGTCGGCAATGGCTTGGAGAAGGGCCGCGCGAGCAACGTGCAGATTGTACTCGTCAGCATAAAATTCCGCCTGACTGCTCCGGAATTCATTCATCGAAACCCGACCTTGGCCATACTGGGTCTTCACCCGTGAATAGATCTTCGAGTCCAGGTCGAACCGCCGTTCGACAAGCCGTTGCTTGCGGATCATGGCCATCAGGTCATTGGTCATCTTATAGCGCTCTTCCTCAAGAAGGTCGATGTTGGTACGAATCTGGCTTTCAAGGCGACGCTTCTGCAAGAGATTGATACGACGGCTGGCCTGAGTCGCGAAACCGTCAAATACGTTCCAACTCACAGAGAGACCGGCAAACCAACGAATTGTGTCCACATCATTGGCGGTCGCGGTGTTCACCGGAGCTTGGCTGACGCTGGCACTGAAGCTGACGTTCGGTCGCTGACGAGACTTGATGATAGTCGAATCCAGATCGATTTTCTCCATCGTATTCCGGTTCAGCTGAATGTTGAAAGTTTCTTCGACCCAAGTCGGATCCAATTCATCTCCACGGATCTCCGCCTCCAACGCATCAAGGTTAATGGGAGAAACTCCAGAAGGGATTTGCGGATCTTCTTGCACACCACTGATTCGCTTGAATGAAGAGAGGGTCTCATTGCGCTCGTCTTCGAGCTCTTCGATTTCGATGAGGGAGTTGTCCAACTCAATGAGATAAGAAAGGTATTCTTCCTCAGAAAGGCGCCCTGCACGGTAATCCGATTCGCGACGGGCCAAGCTGGTTTCCAAATTGGCTCGGCGCAGGCGGAGATTGCGCAGCTGCATTTCATTCAGGATCAACTCAAGGTATTGGTCCCGCAGGCGTTGCACCGTGGTCTGAAACTTCTCCTTGGTCTCCAAAAGGCTGTTCTCAAAATCAATCTCTCCCTGCTCGACTCCAGCTTCGACGGCACCCCAGAAAAAGAGAGGACGATTCAAACCGACCGAAACCGAACCGGAAGCACTGCCG from Puniceicoccus vermicola carries:
- a CDS encoding TolC family protein encodes the protein MTVSKLLPRVLPFVLLALPVGFISAQEEGGAVAEGSTLRMTDLPLPEDYYPGLRQILEKAGRQAPELVRVGIDREVAQERLRIARSRYYPSLGIGGNLGYRYVQRSGEESDGSASGSVSVGLNRPLFFWGAVEAGVEQGEIDFENSLLETKEKFQTTVQRLRDQYLELILNEMQLRNLRLRRANLETSLARRESDYRAGRLSEEEYLSYLIELDNSLIEIEELEDERNETLSSFKRISGVQEDPQIPSGVSPINLDALEAEIRGDELDPTWVEETFNIQLNRNTMEKIDLDSTIIKSRQRPNVSFSASVSQAPVNTATANDVDTIRWFAGLSVSWNVFDGFATQASRRINLLQKRRLESQIRTNIDLLEEERYKMTNDLMAMIRKQRLVERRFDLDSKIYSRVKTQYGQGRVSMNEFRSSQAEFYADEYNLHVARAALLQAIADYLVVINADRAVDYLQFSETDV